A window of Puniceicoccus vermicola contains these coding sequences:
- the hprK gene encoding HPr(Ser) kinase/phosphatase, with translation MKPTEKIIESISVREFYEACRDPLQLELICGEESLDRIIREKSLNRPALALTGYFRFFANRRIQLFGAGEMGHIRDSDPEVIEKVLCQIAKKNIPCILISRNLAPTPVLLKVAKRFKIPLFRSTLKSKTLTTEATLILEERFAPRKTIHGTLMDIRGIGTLLRGESGIGKSECALALIERGFSLVADDLTHLRLLRDHEVVGNSSELSRGYMECRGIGIIDVAKLFGVHSVRVEKRLDLVITFVTWSPDIDEDRTGLDQDHMEIFGQKIPHSTIPIRPGRDMARLVEVAAMVQALRLLGHDAAKEFNERLIRKMSGQIS, from the coding sequence ATGAAACCCACGGAGAAAATCATTGAAAGCATCTCGGTTCGCGAATTCTACGAGGCTTGTCGCGACCCCTTACAACTGGAACTGATCTGCGGGGAAGAAAGCCTCGACCGCATCATTCGAGAGAAAAGCCTCAACCGCCCGGCTCTCGCCCTCACGGGCTACTTCCGCTTCTTTGCCAACCGCCGCATCCAGCTCTTTGGCGCGGGAGAAATGGGTCACATCCGCGACAGTGATCCGGAGGTCATCGAGAAAGTTCTCTGCCAGATCGCGAAGAAGAACATCCCCTGCATCCTCATCAGCCGCAATCTCGCCCCGACCCCGGTTCTCCTCAAGGTCGCCAAGCGTTTCAAAATCCCCCTTTTCCGCTCGACCCTGAAGTCAAAGACTCTCACCACCGAGGCCACCCTCATCCTGGAAGAACGGTTTGCCCCGCGAAAGACCATTCACGGTACTCTGATGGACATCCGCGGCATCGGGACCCTCCTCCGCGGGGAAAGCGGCATTGGGAAGAGTGAGTGCGCTCTCGCCCTCATTGAGCGAGGATTCAGCCTCGTCGCCGACGATCTCACCCACCTCCGCCTCCTCCGCGACCATGAAGTCGTGGGGAACAGCTCGGAATTGAGCCGGGGCTACATGGAGTGCCGGGGAATCGGCATCATTGACGTCGCAAAACTCTTCGGGGTCCACTCAGTGCGCGTCGAGAAGCGCCTCGATCTGGTCATCACTTTTGTCACCTGGAGCCCAGACATCGACGAAGACCGCACCGGACTCGACCAGGACCACATGGAAATCTTCGGGCAAAAGATCCCGCATAGTACGATCCCCATCCGCCCGGGGCGCGATATGGCCCGGCTCGTCGAAGTGGCCGCCATGGTGCAGGCTCTACGACTGCTCGGTCACGATGCGGCCAAAGAATTCAACGAGAGACTGATTCGGAAAATGTCGGGGCAAATCAGTTGA
- the dnaA gene encoding chromosomal replication initiator protein DnaA, which yields MPSTTQLSHLWNETCERFRSRLNPDIFEMWFKPLTFGEASDERVQILAPNDFVSIWLQDNYLEIIRAEISEVFGGPREVVISVSEDSTEAPVRNNRTKEAPKPETKKRTIDRTSVPETAPAASYSGINPKNTFKNFVVGSGNQLAHAASIAVANSPARAYNPLFIYGDTGLGKTHLMHAIAHQVLSAKTNAKIAYISTEKFTNKFITAIQENKLTAFRRRFRKADILLIDDIHFLSGRERIQEEFFHTFNELFENQKQIVLTSDRPASEIARLESRLVSRFQWGLVADIQCPDLDTRLAILSKKAKAMSVDIPADVMEFLAEKVSRNVRRMEGALTRVAGYAALIRDPLSVEVVERLLSDVLQEELFNQVTIEKIQKKTAEYYHLRVADLLSRRRPAKIVVPRQVSMYLSRQLTDHSLVQIGDAFGGRDHGTVINAIRAVENLMEQDQTMRRSIDYLTKQLSENRS from the coding sequence ATGCCATCCACCACCCAATTGTCTCACCTCTGGAACGAAACCTGTGAACGGTTTCGCAGCCGCCTGAATCCCGACATCTTTGAGATGTGGTTCAAGCCGCTGACCTTTGGTGAAGCCTCGGACGAACGCGTCCAGATCCTCGCTCCCAACGATTTTGTCTCGATTTGGCTTCAGGATAACTATCTTGAGATCATCCGTGCCGAAATTTCGGAAGTATTTGGAGGTCCCCGCGAAGTCGTCATTTCGGTGTCGGAAGACAGCACCGAGGCCCCTGTTCGCAATAACCGCACCAAAGAGGCCCCTAAACCCGAGACGAAGAAGCGCACGATCGACCGCACTTCGGTTCCGGAAACCGCTCCGGCTGCCTCCTACTCCGGGATCAATCCGAAGAACACCTTTAAAAATTTTGTCGTGGGCTCCGGAAACCAGCTCGCCCACGCAGCTTCGATCGCGGTGGCCAATTCTCCGGCAAGAGCGTACAACCCGCTCTTCATCTACGGCGACACCGGTCTCGGCAAGACCCACCTGATGCACGCGATCGCTCACCAGGTCCTCTCTGCCAAGACAAACGCAAAGATTGCCTACATTTCCACCGAGAAGTTCACCAACAAGTTCATCACGGCGATCCAGGAGAACAAACTTACGGCTTTCCGCCGCCGCTTCCGTAAAGCGGACATTCTCCTCATCGACGATATCCACTTCCTCTCGGGGCGTGAGCGCATCCAGGAAGAATTTTTCCACACCTTCAACGAGCTTTTTGAAAACCAAAAGCAGATCGTTTTGACCAGTGACCGCCCTGCCAGCGAGATCGCCCGACTGGAAAGTCGCTTGGTCTCCCGTTTCCAGTGGGGTTTGGTTGCCGACATCCAATGCCCGGATCTGGATACCCGCCTCGCCATTCTCTCCAAGAAGGCCAAGGCGATGAGCGTCGACATCCCTGCGGACGTCATGGAATTCCTCGCAGAAAAGGTTTCGCGAAACGTTCGCCGCATGGAGGGAGCGCTCACCCGCGTCGCCGGCTACGCCGCCTTGATTCGCGACCCCCTCTCGGTTGAGGTCGTAGAGCGACTTCTCTCGGACGTCCTCCAGGAAGAGCTCTTCAACCAAGTCACCATTGAGAAAATTCAGAAAAAGACGGCCGAGTATTACCACCTCCGGGTGGCTGACCTCCTCAGCCGACGTCGTCCGGCCAAGATCGTCGTCCCGCGTCAGGTTTCGATGTACCTGAGCCGCCAGCTGACAGACCACTCTCTGGTCCAGATTGGCGATGCTTTCGGCGGCCGCGACCACGGTACGGTGATCAACGCAATCCGGGCCGTTGAGAACCTCATGGAACAGGATCAGACGATGCGCCGAAGCATTGACTATTTGACGAAACAGCTTTCCGAGAATAGATCCTGA